The following is a genomic window from Pirellulales bacterium.
CAAGAAAGACGCTCAAACAGAAGTGCCCGATCCAAAACGGGCATTGCGGTTGGACGGTTCACCGATGATTCCGGCCGCCGCGAGCGAGGCGACCGCGCAGCTTGTCGTTCCCGGCGACTTGCCCGCATCGGAATACGAATTGGCCATCCGCGCCGAACTGCTCGGCGCCGACGGCAAGAGCGTCGAGGCGACGACGTATACGCCGGTTCTGCGGATCAACGTGGCTCCGCCGGCAAAGACGGAGCCTCCGAAATCGGACAAGTCTGCGAAGCCGGCACCGCCGCCGGTGAAAGCGGATTCCGCTAAATCGGAGCCGGCAAAGAAGAAATAGCGGCCGACGTCGAAGCCGCACTCCTACAGATCGCCTTGATGCCGTGTCGCGGCCGCAGCGTTACGCACGGCCATAGCTTCACCGGATGGTCTTCGACCAACTCGAAGCGAAATCGCTGTGCGACCGTTGCCACGATCAGCACCGCTTCGAGCATCGCCAGCGGCGCGCCGATGCACAGCCGCGGCCCGCCGCCGAACGGGTAATAGGCAAACTTCGGCAACTGCCGCATGCGTTCGTCCGCCCAGCGTTCGGGGCGAAATTCTTCCGGCGCATCGAAATACTTCGGGTCGCGATGGCTCACCCATTGGCTCATCAGAAACGCCGTCCCCTTCGGGATGTCGAATCCGCCGATAACACATGGCTCCTTGGCCATCCGTCCCATCGCAAACACCGGCGGATAAAGCCGCATCGATTCCATGATGATCTGTTCGACGAACTGCAATCGCGGCACATCGGCCACCGTCGGCGTTCGTCCGCCGAGCACGTTTTGCAATTCGGCCCGCAGCCGCGATTCCACCTGGGGGTGCTTGCCCAGCAGATACCATGTCCAAGCGAGGGCCGTCGCCGTGGTTTCATGCCCGGCGGAGAGGAGCGTAATCACTTCATCGCGCAATTGCCGATCGCTCATGGCGCTGCCGTCGTCGGCGTCTTGCGACCGCATCATTCTTGACAGCAGATCGTCGCCCGCCGAGGGATTGCCGCGGCGATCGGCGATGATGCCGTAGATCAATTGGTCCAACTCGGCAATGGTTCGCTGGACGCGGCGATTCCAGGGCGTCGGCACGCGCTTGGGAATCGGCATCAGATTGCCGAGCCGGTAGACAAAATCTTCCATGAGCACGTCGATCGCTGCGCCGACGCGCTCGAAATCGGCGGTCATTTCGACATCCAACAGCGCCTTGGCAACGATCGCCAGCGTCAGCTGCATCATCTGCGCGTGCAGGTCAAACGTCTGGCCTAATCGCCATTGCGCAAGCGTTCGCTCAGTCAGGCCGACGACGATTGGGGCGTAGGCCTCGACTTGGCCTCGGTGGAATGCCGGCTGCATGAGCCGCCGCTGGCGGAGCCAAAGCGCCCCGCTGCTTGTCACGAGCCCATCGCCGAGCACGCCTTGCAGAAGCTGAAACGGCCGGCTCTTGACGAAATGCCGGTTCTCCGTAACCAACACTTGTTCGATCAATGCCGGATCGCTGATCAGCACCGGCTCGCGCGGCCCGAATTTCATGCGCACGATCGTGCCATGCTTTCGCGCGCAATCGAGAAAAAAGCCGAGTCGATCCCGCCGCAACTCGCCGACATTGCCGACAATCGGCCGGCCCTTCACTCGCGGCGGATCGAATTTGGCTGCCATTGGGCGTTCTCCAGCACCGGCGGCTAGCGCCTTGCCGCTAACGGATTTCGACGCGGAAGTGAGCGGCGAGGTGCTAGCCGCCGAATTATTGTGTTGCCGTCAGGCTTAGAAAGCCTAACCTACGCGTCATTCTATCCAATCGGCGGCGGACCGGCATTCGACTTTCGCGGCGATCAAATTTCGCGGCACCAAAGCCGGCCAGTATGCCAGCACCGGCCGCACCGCCGGCCGGCCGGCCGCGTAGCCCGCCAAGCCGGGCGGCCCGCTGGTGATGAGCGGAGCGAATTCGGCAGTGAACCGCTCGACGGCCTCGCGCCGCGGATCGCGAACGGTTAGCCGCAGCACGACTTCTCTCAGATCGGCCGGCGGCGGATGTAGCCCCGGAACACTCGCGGCGGCCCCCAAGCATTCCACGTGCGACGCTTCGAAAGTGTACCCCGCCCGGGCGACGCGGCGCAAAATCATGTCCGCGCACTGGCGAGACTTTGACACGCAGTCGTGGCCGTAGACCAATAGCTGCCCGCTGGCGGAATAACCGGCCCGATAAGCGAGCGATGCTTTGTACGTTTGCGGCGCCGGCCGGCCCGTCGCGCCGCGAACCGACACGCGGTCTGGTCCGGTTTCGGACAATTCGACCGTGGTGAAATCGACGTCCACATCGGGCGTCAAGTAATGGGCCGGGTCGCCGATCTCATAGACCAATTGCTCGGCGACGGTTTGCCGCGTGACGGCCCCGCCCGTGCCGGGCGGTTTGGTGATTGTCGCCGTGCCATCGGCCATTAGTTCGGCGATCGGATAACCGACGTTCGCCAAGTCGAGCGACTGCCAATGGCGATACAGACCGCCGGTCGCCTGCGCGCCGCATTCGATCAAGTGTCCAGCAACGCTGGCGCCGGCCAGCGCGTTCCAATCGTCCCACTTCCAACCGAACTCGAACGTGGCCGGTCCCACCGTTAGCGAAGCGTCGGCCACGCGGCCGGTGATAACTATCCGCGCCCCCGCGGCCAGCGCCTCGGCAATCGGCGTGGCCCCCAAATAAACATTCGCGCTGACAATCGCCCGTAGGTCAGGCTTTCCAGCCTGACTAGCTAACTCGGCAAGCGGACGCCCCGTATCGAGATTCTCCAAGTCGCACCCGCCGTCCTGAATTTCTTGCAACCGACCAAGAATATCATCGCCGGTCACCACACCGATCACCGCATCGACAATCCCCGCGTCCCGCAGCACTTCCGCCGCCGCTCGGGCACAAGCGATCGGATTCATTCCGCCGGCATTGGTGACGATTCGCAATTGCGGCTGAGCGACGAGCGCCGGGCAAAGACTTTTGAGCACGGTGATGAAATCGCGGGCATAACCGGCCGCCGGATCTTTCTCGCGAGCGCGAGCGAGGATCGAAAGCGTCAGCTCGGCGAGATATTCGAGCGTAAGATAATCGACCCCGCCCGCTTCGACGACCAATCGCGGCGCATCGAGATTATCGCCCAAGAAGCCGGCGCCGTTGGCGATGCGGAGCGGCGGTAGCAACATTTGTTTCCCTCTCCATAAACTCGTTCGGCTTTTATCGCCTGCATTGCTTGGTACCACGGCCAGCAGGATGCAATGTCGCGAAAATCGACCGCCGGCTGCAATTCTATGGTCTCTCCAGTACAATGTCTGTCATGCTGACACGACTATATTGCGACAACTACAAGTGTTTAGTGAACTTCGAGTTCCGGCCGGACGCGACGCAGTTGCTTATGGGCCGCAACGGAGCCGGCAAGTCCACGGTGTTCGAGGTGCTCGAACTGATTCGGGATTTTGCGGCCCGTGGCGAGCTTGTCAACAATGAAGATCCCAGCCAGATTCGGCTCGGTGGCCCGACCCGAACCCGCCGGCAAGACATCCGCGACTAACGATTTGAAATGGATGTCAAGGGTATGTCGGGTACGTACACCTACGAACTGGTCGTGGATGAAGCAGGTTACCCACAACCACTGCCACGGGTCAAGAAAGAACGTTTGTCTCTTGACGGAAAGCCACTGTACCTTTTCGAGAACGGTGTCGTCCATTTGCACAACGACCGATTCGAGGACCGGACACAGTTCGAGGTTTCCCCGAGGCGATCATTCCTGGCTGAAATTGAGTCGCGAGCTGACAACACCAAGCTGATGTGGTTCAAATTGTGGCTGGACCGGTTGCTGTCTGTGCAGGTCGATCCAAAGCGAATGAGATCGGAAGCGGAAAGAGAGGTGCTCTACCCCACGCACGACCTCTCCAACTTCGCCGAGTGGTATCGCCATCTTCGCCAAGACAGCAGCGCGGCGACTGATGAGCTACGTTCGTCGCTCCAAATGGTGATCGAAGGGTTTGATGGCTTGGACCTAAAAGGGCCCCCTAGCGGAACGCGGCTGCTTCACGTCGCCATCCGAACCGGCAGTGATGGCACCGGGAAGACGCGGTCCTATGCCTTCGATGAACTTTCTGACGGACAGCGTGCGCTGGTTGGCCTCTACACCATTTTGCACTGTGCCCTCACGGACCGTTCGACATTGTGCATTGATGAACCGGATAACTTTGTCGCCCTGCGTGAAATCCAACCGTGGTTTTCCGCCTTACTGGACCGGGCGCAAGATAACGGGTCACAGGTGTTATTGGTTTCGCATCACCCGGAACTTCTCAACCAACTTGCACCTCGCAGCGGAGTCGTAATCGAGCGGCTCGACGCCGGTCCGACGCGTGTCCGCCCGTTCGCGCCGCCGTCTGACTCGACGCTCACCCCTGCGGAGATCATGGCTCGGGGATGGGAAGATGGTTGACCGCTGGAGCAACATCGTGATTTTGGCCGAGGACCAGGAACACCAGAACTTGGTATGGCATTACCTTAAGCGATGCCCTGCAAACAGGGCTGTCCTGCTGCACCGGAAACGCAACGTGCAGTTGCCAGCCGGCCGAGGAAGTGGTTCGCAATTCGTTCGCGAGCGATTTTCCCTGGAAGTTGCGGCGTGTCGCGGCCGGCACGCGAGCGTCGTGTTGATTGTAATCACGGACGCAGATAATCTCAGCATCGGCGCGCGCGAGCAGACTTTGCACGACGAATTGGCCAAGAATTCTCAAGCTGCTATCGGGCCGGCGGAGCCCGTTGCTATTCTGGTTCCGAAGTGGCAGGTCGAAACGTGGGTGAAGTGTCTTCACGGTGAAACGGTTCGGGAGGACGACAAAGACACTGACAAACCGCCAGTGACCCCCGAGCAGGTAGAAACTGCCGCCAAAATTCTGTACGTTTGGGCGCGGCCCAACGCACAGATTCCCGCTCACTGTGTGGACTCGTTGCGATCCGCTCTGCCACGGTGGCGGAAATGCGATGCCGCGCCTCACACCTGAAACACTCCCAGCCGATATGGCTCCAGCTCCGCGTGGCGGGTGACGGTTTCTAGCGACAGGATCAGCGCGTCGCGGGTTTCGGCGGGGTCGAGAATCGCGTCAATCCAGCCGCGGGCGGCGCCGTAGCGGACGTCCATCTGGCGATGGTAGTCGCTGCCCACTCGGTCGCGTAGTTGGGCCAGCTCGCCGGCATCGACGGCGTGTCCCTCGCGCTCGAGTTTCTTGATCGTAATATCCAGCAGCGTGCCGGTGGCTTGGTCCGCTCCCATCACGGCTACTCGGGCGGTGGGCCAGGCGAAAATCAGCCGCGGGTCGAACGCTTTTCCGCACATCGCGTAATTGCCCGCACCGAACGAGCCGCCTAAAATTACGGTGATCTTCGGCACGCGACAATTGCTGATCGCGCTCACGAGCTTCGCCCCCGCTTTGATGATCCCCTCTCGTTCGCTATCGCGGCCGACCATAAAGCCGTTTACGTCTTGCAGAAAGACGATCGGCAACCAATCTTGATTGCAGTTCATCACGAACCGCGCCGCCTTTTCGGCGCTATCGACGTAGAGCACGCCGCCGAATTGCAACGGCCCCTCGGCCGGATGGATTCGATGGTGTTGGTTTGCGACAATCCCCACCGAAAATCCCCCCAGCCGCGCCGTGCCGCAAACGACCGTCTGGCCATATTCGGCCTTGTATTCGGCGAAGCTATCGGTGTCGATCAAGCAATCGATCACACTGCGGATTTCGTATTCGACCCGCGGATTGGTGCCGACGATATCGTACAAATCGCTGCCCGGCCGCTTCGGAGCCACGGCCTGCACGCGGGCAAAGGGAGCCGGCGGCTGCGGCTCGTCGGGGCGCAGGGCGGCAAGCAAATTCCGCAGTCGGGCGAGGCAGCTTGCGTCGTCCGGATCGCGGTAGTCGATCGTGCCGCTGATTTGGGCATGCATCTCGGCCCCGCCGAGCTCGTCGCTCGACACTTCCTGGCCGATCGCGCTTTTGACGAGCGCCGGCCCGGCGAGATACAGGCCCGAGCCATCGGTCATCAGCAGTTTATCGCAGAGCACCGGCAGATAGCCGCCGCCGGCGACACAATTGCCCATGATGGCGGCGATTTGGCCAATTCCGGCCGCGGAGATGATGGCGTTGTTGCGGAAGATACGGCCGAAGTCGTCTTCATCGGGAAAGACGTCTTCCTGCAACGGCAGAAACACGCCCGCCGAATCGACAAGGTAAATGAGCGGCAGCCGGTTTTGCATGGCGATTCGCTGCGCGCGGAGCACCTTTTTGGCCGTGGCCGGAAAGAAGGCGCCGGCTTTGACGGTGGCGTCGTTGGCGATGATCATGTGCCGCCGACCGGCGACGGTGCCGATCCCGGTGACGACGCCGGCCGCGGGAGCGCCGCCGTAGGCATCGTACATCTGCCAGCCGGCCCACAAGCCGAGTTCGAAGAATTGCGTGCCGGGGTCCAACAGCCGCTCGATGCGTTCTCGGGCGGTGAGGCGATGTTTGGCGTGTTGCCGCTCGATGGCGGCCCGGCCGCCGCCCAACGTGATTTCCGCCTCGGCTTCGCGAAACCGGGCGACAAGCGCCGCGAGTGTCTCGGAATCGGCGGCTTGAGGATATCGCGGCATAGGGGGGAATCGATTTGCTGGCCTTGCGACCTGAGTCGCCAGTTCGCTTCGGGCGCCACTAACCATGAATTCTTTGCAAGGAGCGACGAAAAACGCCTTTATCGTAGTAGGCACACTCCGTGTGCCGTCGGCGCTCCGCGGTGCGTTGCGCACAGTGCAGGGCGAACGGCACACGGAGTGTGCCTGCTGCTTTGGTTGCGGCCAAAGGCTGCGCAGTGAAACCCGGCAAGCTATGCCCAAGCCGATTCGCCATCTTATCGAACCTGTTGCTTAAGAACAAAGCGGACAAATGAATCGCCGGCAAGAGAACAAAGCGGCTCGGCCGCGCATATGACCTTAGAGGGGCGTTTGTGGCGATGGCCGTTATTCGCGTCTGGAATCGGCTCACATCTCGATGCTGGTCTGCATCGTCGGCATCAACGAAATGATGCCTTGCCGCCACATGCGTTGGGGGATTCGAGGCAAAAAGCCAATGCGCATTATCAAGCGCAAATAATTTGACAACAAGGAGTTGCAACTAGTCGCTGTCATAGCCACCCGCAGCACCGGCATCCAAGCTGCTTCTCGACTCCTAAGACAACGCTTCACCCAGCCCGACACTGTGAAGCGGAGCTCTTGAATCTATTAAGGAGTCGCACTTGTCCAAGTCAAAGAAGCTCCCCTCGAAGAAAGTCGCAATGAAAAAAATTCCGGTTCGTAAGAATGGCGCCTCCCTCTCTGGAATCGCTTCCGGCCGACGTTCGGGCCCCGCGACTTTCGTGAAGCCATCGGGCAAACGGTCGTCGTCGGAGCAAGTGTCCGGTGGCGACCGCCTCGGGATCGAAGAGCCGCTCGACGAACCGATCGCGCCGGCCGTCGAACACGCGGTGGAACACGACGACTTCGACGACGACCAGGATGAAGAAGGGGAAAACGAGGTCACGCTGGCCGGTTATCCCAACGCCCCGGAGCAATTCGGCGAGGAATCGTCCGATCATTCGACCGGCTTGGACGACCATATCGACGATCCCGTGCGGATGTACCTGATGCAGATGGGCGAGATTCCGCTATTGTCGCGAGCGGAGGAAATCG
Proteins encoded in this region:
- a CDS encoding ATP-binding cassette domain-containing protein, which encodes MLTRLYCDNYKCLVNFEFRPDATQLLMGRNGAGKSTVFEVLELIRDFAARGELVNNEDPSQIRLGGPTRTRRQDIRD
- a CDS encoding acyclic terpene utilization AtuA family protein produces the protein MLLPPLRIANGAGFLGDNLDAPRLVVEAGGVDYLTLEYLAELTLSILARAREKDPAAGYARDFITVLKSLCPALVAQPQLRIVTNAGGMNPIACARAAAEVLRDAGIVDAVIGVVTGDDILGRLQEIQDGGCDLENLDTGRPLAELASQAGKPDLRAIVSANVYLGATPIAEALAAGARIVITGRVADASLTVGPATFEFGWKWDDWNALAGASVAGHLIECGAQATGGLYRHWQSLDLANVGYPIAELMADGTATITKPPGTGGAVTRQTVAEQLVYEIGDPAHYLTPDVDVDFTTVELSETGPDRVSVRGATGRPAPQTYKASLAYRAGYSASGQLLVYGHDCVSKSRQCADMILRRVARAGYTFEASHVECLGAAASVPGLHPPPADLREVVLRLTVRDPRREAVERFTAEFAPLITSGPPGLAGYAAGRPAVRPVLAYWPALVPRNLIAAKVECRSAADWIE
- a CDS encoding ATP-binding protein, with amino-acid sequence MSGTYTYELVVDEAGYPQPLPRVKKERLSLDGKPLYLFENGVVHLHNDRFEDRTQFEVSPRRSFLAEIESRADNTKLMWFKLWLDRLLSVQVDPKRMRSEAEREVLYPTHDLSNFAEWYRHLRQDSSAATDELRSSLQMVIEGFDGLDLKGPPSGTRLLHVAIRTGSDGTGKTRSYAFDELSDGQRALVGLYTILHCALTDRSTLCIDEPDNFVALREIQPWFSALLDRAQDNGSQVLLVSHHPELLNQLAPRSGVVIERLDAGPTRVRPFAPPSDSTLTPAEIMARGWEDG
- a CDS encoding acyl-CoA carboxylase subunit beta, with protein sequence MPRYPQAADSETLAALVARFREAEAEITLGGGRAAIERQHAKHRLTARERIERLLDPGTQFFELGLWAGWQMYDAYGGAPAAGVVTGIGTVAGRRHMIIANDATVKAGAFFPATAKKVLRAQRIAMQNRLPLIYLVDSAGVFLPLQEDVFPDEDDFGRIFRNNAIISAAGIGQIAAIMGNCVAGGGYLPVLCDKLLMTDGSGLYLAGPALVKSAIGQEVSSDELGGAEMHAQISGTIDYRDPDDASCLARLRNLLAALRPDEPQPPAPFARVQAVAPKRPGSDLYDIVGTNPRVEYEIRSVIDCLIDTDSFAEYKAEYGQTVVCGTARLGGFSVGIVANQHHRIHPAEGPLQFGGVLYVDSAEKAARFVMNCNQDWLPIVFLQDVNGFMVGRDSEREGIIKAGAKLVSAISNCRVPKITVILGGSFGAGNYAMCGKAFDPRLIFAWPTARVAVMGADQATGTLLDITIKKLEREGHAVDAGELAQLRDRVGSDYHRQMDVRYGAARGWIDAILDPAETRDALILSLETVTRHAELEPYRLGVFQV
- a CDS encoding cytochrome P450; translated protein: MAAKFDPPRVKGRPIVGNVGELRRDRLGFFLDCARKHGTIVRMKFGPREPVLISDPALIEQVLVTENRHFVKSRPFQLLQGVLGDGLVTSSGALWLRQRRLMQPAFHRGQVEAYAPIVVGLTERTLAQWRLGQTFDLHAQMMQLTLAIVAKALLDVEMTADFERVGAAIDVLMEDFVYRLGNLMPIPKRVPTPWNRRVQRTIAELDQLIYGIIADRRGNPSAGDDLLSRMMRSQDADDGSAMSDRQLRDEVITLLSAGHETTATALAWTWYLLGKHPQVESRLRAELQNVLGGRTPTVADVPRLQFVEQIIMESMRLYPPVFAMGRMAKEPCVIGGFDIPKGTAFLMSQWVSHRDPKYFDAPEEFRPERWADERMRQLPKFAYYPFGGGPRLCIGAPLAMLEAVLIVATVAQRFRFELVEDHPVKLWPCVTLRPRHGIKAICRSAASTSAAISSLPAPI